CGACCCGAGCGCGAGGGGCAGGACCCGGCGGCGGTCGCGTTCCAGACCGTCGAGCGTGCGAAGCGCGACGGCATCGAGATCGTGCTGATCGACACCGCCGGGCGCCTGCAGACCAAGGGCGGGCTCATGGACGAGCTCGCGAAGGTGCGCCGGGTGGTCGAGAAGCAGGCCCCGGTCGCCGAGGTGCTGCTGGTGCTGGACGCGACCACCGGCCAGAACGGGCTCGCCCAGGCGCAGGCGTTCATCGAGCACGCGGGCGTCACCGGCCTCGTGATCACCAAGCTCGACGGCTCGGCGAAGGGCGGATTCGTGCTGAACGTGCAGGACCGCACGGGGCTGCCGATCAAGCTCATCGGCCAGGGCGAGGGCATCAACGACCTCACCGGTTTCACCCCGCACGTCTTCGCGCAGAACCTCATCGGGGAGTAGCGTCGGAACGAGGGGGTGCGATGTCCATCGAGCACGAGTACTTCGGCGTCGTCGGCGGTGACGGCGGGTCCTACTGGTCCGAGGTCGTCGACTGCGGCGACCAGTCGGTCGAGGTCGTGCTCCAGGCCGACGGCGACGAGCTCTCCGAGGAGTCGCTCGACGTCGCGGCCGGCATGGTGAGCGGCATCGAGGACCTCGACGCCGACGTGCGCGAGGCGTTCGTCGCCGAGCTGGCGCGGCCGTCGACGCCGACCGCGCAGTTCCTCGCCGACGTGCAGGAGGCGCTCGAGCCCGAGGACATCGAGGACGCGATCGCCCGCGAGTCGGGCGACCGCGAGATCGACATCCTGCGCTCGCTCGTGCTGGAGCGGGTCGAGTTCCGGCCGGCGAACGGCGGCGAGGACGAGGCGTTCGCGGTGTTCGAGTACTCGTTCGCCGCCGACGAGTCCGACGCGCGCCTCATCGCCTCCGTGGACCGCGACTCCGACGTCGTGGACGTGCAGTACGAGGGCTGACCCCGGGGCGCGGGGCGGGCGGATGCCTCGCGTAGACTTGCAGCCACCATGGCTACCTTCGGAACCCTGTCCGACCGTCTTGCCGAGACGTTCAAGAACCTCCGCACCAAGGGCAAGCTGTCCGCGTCCGACGTCGACGGCACCGTCCGCGAGATCCGGCGCGCCCTGCTCGAGGCCGACGTGGCGCTGCCCGTCGTCAAGGAGTTCACCCAGACGGTGCGCGAGCGCGCGCTCGGCGACGAGGTCAGCCGCGCGCTGAACCCCGCCCAGCAGGTCGTGCAGATCGTCAACGAGGAGCTCGTCGGCATCCTCGGCGGCCAGCAGCGGCGCCTGGAGTTCGCGAAGACCCCGCCGACCGTCATCATGCTCGCCGGCCTCCAGGGCGCCGGAAAGACCACCCTCGCGGGCAAGCTCGCGAAGTGGCTCAAGAAGGACGGCCACACCCCGATGCTCGTGGCCGCCGACCTCCAGCGGCCGAACGCCGTGAACCAGCTCCAGGTCGTCGGCGAGCAGGCCGGCGTCACGGTCTACGCGCCCGAGCCGGGCAACGGCGTCGGCGACCCGGTCAAGGTCGCGAAGGACGCCGTGGCGCAGGCCACCCGCGCCCAGCACGACACCGTCATCATCGACACCGCGGGTCGCCTCGGCGTCGACGCGGAGCTCATGAAGCAGGCCGCGAACATCCGGAAGGCGACGAACCCCGACGAGGTGCTGTTCGTCATCGACGCGATGATCGGCCAGGACGCGGTCGCGACCGCGAAGGCGTTCCAGGAGGGCGTCGACTTCACGGGCGTGGTGTTGTCGAAGCTCGACGGCGACGCGCGCGGCGGTGCCGCGCTCTCCGTGGCATCCGTCACGGGCCGCCCCATCATCTTCGCGTCCACGGGCGAGGGGCTCGACGACTTCGAGCCGTTCCACCCCGACCGCATGGCGAGCCGCATCCTCGACCTCGGCGACATCCTCACCCTCATCGAGCAGGCCCAGCAGGCCTTCGACGAGGAGGAGGCGGCGAAGGTCGCCGAGAAGATCGCGAGCGAGCAGTTCACGCTCGACGACTTCCTGAAGCAGATGCAGCAGCTGCGCGGCGCTGGCAACATCAAGAAGATGATGGGCATGCTGCCCGGCATGGGCTCGATGAAGCAGCAGCTCGACGACTTCGACGAGCGCGAGATCGTGCACACCGAGGCCATCATCCAGTCCATGACGCCGGCCGAGCGCACCAACCCGAAGCTGCTGAACGGCTCGCGGCGCCTCCGCATCGCGAAGGGCTCGGGCATGACCGTCACCGACGTGAACCAGCTCGTGCAGCGCTTCGAGCAGGCCGCGAAGATGATGAAGACCGTCGCGCGCGGCGGCACGCCGCAGATCCCCGGCATGGGGCCCATGCCGGGCGGCGGCGGCCACGGCCAGGGCAAGCGCAAGAAGGGCGGCAAGAAGCCGCAGGGCTCGCGCTCGGGCAACCCGGCCAAGCGCGCCGCCGAGAACGCCGCGCTGGCGGAGGGCCGCTCGGTCGCCCCGTCGGGTGCGGCCGCGGGCTCGGGCTTCGGCCTCGGCGGCGGTGGAGCGAAGGGTGCGCCGTCGGAGGAGGAGCTGCAGGCCCTGCAGAAGTTCCTCGGCCGCGGCTGACCCGCGACCGGATGACGCGGCCGGGCCACCGGCCTAGGGTGGGCTCCGGGGGAGTCGCTCGCAACGAGGGGGGGCATCAGATGACCATGCAGAGCGCCGACTACCGCGACAGCGGACTCGACTTCGGCCGCGACTTCGTGTTCGGCTCGGCGACGGCGTCGTACCAGATCGAGGGCGCGGTGGCCGAGGACGGCCGCGGGCCGTCGATCTGGGACACGTTC
This portion of the Agromyces rhizosphaerae genome encodes:
- a CDS encoding DUF2004 domain-containing protein; this translates as MSIEHEYFGVVGGDGGSYWSEVVDCGDQSVEVVLQADGDELSEESLDVAAGMVSGIEDLDADVREAFVAELARPSTPTAQFLADVQEALEPEDIEDAIARESGDREIDILRSLVLERVEFRPANGGEDEAFAVFEYSFAADESDARLIASVDRDSDVVDVQYEG
- the ffh gene encoding signal recognition particle protein yields the protein MATFGTLSDRLAETFKNLRTKGKLSASDVDGTVREIRRALLEADVALPVVKEFTQTVRERALGDEVSRALNPAQQVVQIVNEELVGILGGQQRRLEFAKTPPTVIMLAGLQGAGKTTLAGKLAKWLKKDGHTPMLVAADLQRPNAVNQLQVVGEQAGVTVYAPEPGNGVGDPVKVAKDAVAQATRAQHDTVIIDTAGRLGVDAELMKQAANIRKATNPDEVLFVIDAMIGQDAVATAKAFQEGVDFTGVVLSKLDGDARGGAALSVASVTGRPIIFASTGEGLDDFEPFHPDRMASRILDLGDILTLIEQAQQAFDEEEAAKVAEKIASEQFTLDDFLKQMQQLRGAGNIKKMMGMLPGMGSMKQQLDDFDEREIVHTEAIIQSMTPAERTNPKLLNGSRRLRIAKGSGMTVTDVNQLVQRFEQAAKMMKTVARGGTPQIPGMGPMPGGGGHGQGKRKKGGKKPQGSRSGNPAKRAAENAALAEGRSVAPSGAAAGSGFGLGGGGAKGAPSEEELQALQKFLGRG